One stretch of Vibrio kanaloae DNA includes these proteins:
- a CDS encoding DUF805 domain-containing protein yields the protein MKFYFLAWKRSLDFVGRSSREEYWMFILVHILVSVGCIVADMAMGMTTWFDTIYGILSFIPMLSAIARRLHDINKSGYWGLVFFIPAVGPFWLIYLLVKSTNVQNDQETLA from the coding sequence ATGAAGTTTTATTTTCTAGCTTGGAAACGAAGTTTAGATTTTGTTGGCCGCTCGTCGCGTGAAGAATACTGGATGTTTATACTCGTGCATATATTGGTGAGTGTCGGGTGTATTGTGGCTGATATGGCTATGGGTATGACGACTTGGTTTGACACCATTTATGGCATTTTAAGTTTTATTCCTATGCTTTCCGCAATAGCTCGTAGACTGCACGATATTAACAAATCTGGATATTGGGGACTGGTCTTTTTTATACCAGCAGTAGGACCTTTTTGGTTAATATATTTGTTAGTGAAATCGACCAATGTTCAGAACGATCAGGAGACATTAGCATGA
- a CDS encoding IucA/IucC family protein, producing MEQIALHKYWSITNHKLVAKILSEFAYEQAFRFDFDLGRYSLSLINNTTYFFEGIENIWGQVVIDPTSICRYSDQESSTPLSAALLMRDLQPLLNMPDDAFAEHLEDLNTTLLGDCKLMLRKESMTARDLAFLPCEQQQTYFDGHPKFAFNKGRRGWGSDDLNIYAPEAECTFQLGWVAVHDSILQIATSDSVNWQQLLTGSVEERDLKEMDSIVSALNVDIDNYTYVPVHPWQWRKKLSLLFVQEMASKALIYIGEFGDQFLPQLSLRTLSNATRPNSYDIKLPLTIMNTSCYRGIPGRYILAGPTASDWMDSVFKSDDLLSYKQAEVLQEPASAYAAQADYRWLTDAPYRYQELLGVIWRESAASKLNDNESAILMAALMETDNQGKPLIAEYIERSGVSPQEWLGKMFDAVVIPYYHLLCKYGVSLIAHGQNVTLVLENALPKRILLKDFQGDMRLVESDYPEQASLAEGVKQVTVRLPEDLIIHDLQTGHFVTTLRFISPLVAQLGYSEAQFYQLLGDRLKAYMAEHPEYQHRFTKFDLFKPRILRIGLNLAKFRHSTDSSASRMLPDMDDMLDNPLVTAQLSKS from the coding sequence ATGGAACAGATCGCACTACACAAATATTGGTCCATCACCAATCACAAGCTTGTCGCCAAAATCTTGAGTGAATTCGCGTATGAGCAAGCATTTCGTTTTGATTTTGACTTAGGACGCTACTCACTTAGCTTGATAAATAACACCACTTATTTTTTTGAAGGGATAGAAAACATTTGGGGGCAGGTTGTTATTGATCCTACGTCTATTTGTCGATATTCAGATCAGGAGTCGTCTACCCCTTTGTCTGCTGCGTTATTGATGAGAGACCTCCAGCCTCTTTTAAATATGCCAGACGATGCGTTTGCTGAGCACTTAGAAGATCTTAATACAACCTTGTTAGGTGATTGCAAATTGATGCTACGTAAGGAGTCTATGACGGCTCGAGATTTGGCTTTTCTACCTTGTGAACAGCAGCAAACTTACTTTGATGGACACCCTAAATTTGCTTTTAACAAGGGTAGACGAGGTTGGGGAAGTGATGATCTTAATATCTATGCGCCAGAGGCTGAATGCACTTTTCAGTTGGGTTGGGTTGCTGTTCATGATTCGATTTTGCAGATCGCGACGAGTGATAGTGTCAATTGGCAGCAGCTGCTTACGGGGTCCGTTGAAGAACGTGATCTTAAAGAGATGGACAGCATTGTTTCAGCATTGAATGTGGATATTGATAATTATACTTATGTGCCTGTCCATCCGTGGCAATGGCGTAAGAAGTTATCCCTGTTGTTTGTTCAAGAGATGGCTAGTAAGGCTCTGATTTATATCGGCGAGTTTGGCGACCAATTCTTACCTCAACTCTCATTGCGCACGTTGAGTAATGCGACAAGACCAAATAGTTACGACATCAAGTTACCTCTGACCATTATGAACACCTCCTGTTATCGAGGTATTCCGGGGCGTTATATCCTAGCGGGCCCAACAGCTTCTGATTGGATGGATTCTGTTTTTAAATCCGATGATTTATTGAGCTACAAGCAGGCAGAGGTTTTACAAGAACCCGCTTCAGCTTATGCGGCCCAAGCCGACTATCGATGGTTGACCGATGCGCCCTATCGTTACCAAGAATTACTGGGTGTGATTTGGAGAGAATCTGCAGCGTCGAAACTCAACGATAACGAAAGTGCCATTTTGATGGCAGCGTTAATGGAAACCGATAATCAAGGAAAACCGCTGATCGCGGAGTACATTGAACGCTCAGGTGTATCACCTCAAGAATGGTTAGGAAAAATGTTTGATGCGGTGGTGATCCCGTACTACCACCTGTTGTGTAAATACGGCGTTTCATTGATTGCACATGGTCAGAACGTCACTTTGGTTTTAGAAAACGCATTGCCAAAACGCATTTTGCTTAAAGATTTTCAAGGGGACATGCGCTTAGTTGAGAGTGACTACCCTGAGCAAGCCTCATTGGCTGAAGGTGTAAAACAAGTCACCGTGCGCTTGCCGGAAGATCTGATCATTCATGATCTGCAAACGGGTCACTTTGTCACAACATTACGCTTTATTTCCCCTTTGGTTGCTCAGTTAGGCTACTCGGAAGCGCAATTTTATCAATTACTCGGCGATCGGCTTAAAGCTTATATGGCAGAGCATCCTGAGTATCAGCATCGGTTTACCAAATTCGATTTGTTTAAACCCCGAATACTAAGAATTGGACTCAATTTAGCGAAGTTCCGACACAGTACAGACTCTAGCGCGTCAAGAATGCTACCAGATATGGATGATATGTTGGATAACCCACTCGTGACGGCTCAATTAAGTAAATCGTAA
- a CDS encoding RluA family pseudouridine synthase, producing MHSPKPTHASEKSHNPEHCFTRFQQPIESYSLPERFTFPFYYEPHPLCEIASHQLQQYLETQTDWQHDFGLDSDVGRGKMFGVLLVKSPEDELGYFSAFSGKVADQNLLPYFVPPVFDMLSSDSFFHQDTADMMAVNAKFKALQVNTEYLELCELLAQQKAQAEQEIEAQRLLIIEGRKTRKEQREQGKENLDEQAFEQLNNELNKASVAGKNQQKYLKLNWEQTLNELQGKVDVFTTQLAELKEQRAHLSHQLQHKLFSQYAFQNAEGNVEDLNQIFENMPNKIPPAGSGECAAPKLLQYAYLNGYTPLALAEFWWGRSPKSEIRKHKKYYASCQSKCVPILGHMMKGLEVDPNPLLENPAEGKDLDILFQDDHIVVVHKPAGFLSVPGKTIKDSAYTRVQEMHPDVEGPFVIHRLDMATSGILIFALTRRANKSLQKQFITREVEKRYVAMIEGVLAEDEGYVRLPLRGDLYDRPRQIVCFEHGKPAETKWEVIERNQETTKVYLHPKTGRTHQLRVHCSHEEGLNMPIVGDGLYGNKADRLHLHAERLALHHPVTKEWMEFQFDAEF from the coding sequence ATGCACTCACCAAAACCAACGCACGCCTCAGAAAAAAGCCACAACCCTGAGCATTGCTTCACTCGCTTTCAACAGCCGATCGAGTCATATTCGTTGCCTGAGCGTTTCACGTTCCCATTCTATTACGAACCACACCCACTGTGTGAAATCGCCTCTCACCAACTTCAACAATATTTAGAAACACAAACCGATTGGCAACATGATTTCGGGCTAGATTCTGACGTGGGTCGCGGTAAAATGTTTGGTGTATTGTTGGTGAAAAGCCCAGAAGATGAGCTTGGTTATTTCTCTGCATTTTCTGGTAAAGTCGCCGACCAAAACCTACTGCCCTATTTTGTACCGCCTGTATTCGACATGTTGAGCAGCGACAGCTTTTTCCATCAAGACACGGCCGACATGATGGCTGTGAATGCGAAATTTAAAGCGCTGCAAGTCAACACTGAATATCTCGAATTGTGTGAGCTGTTAGCACAACAGAAAGCACAGGCAGAACAAGAGATCGAAGCGCAACGCTTGCTGATTATTGAAGGCCGCAAAACACGTAAAGAGCAACGTGAACAAGGCAAAGAAAACCTTGATGAGCAAGCTTTCGAACAGCTAAATAACGAGCTAAACAAAGCCAGTGTTGCCGGCAAGAATCAGCAGAAGTATCTTAAGCTCAACTGGGAACAAACTCTGAATGAGCTTCAAGGCAAAGTTGACGTGTTTACGACTCAATTAGCAGAACTCAAAGAGCAAAGAGCACACCTTTCTCATCAGCTTCAACACAAACTATTTTCACAATACGCTTTCCAAAATGCGGAAGGCAATGTCGAAGATCTAAACCAAATTTTTGAAAACATGCCGAATAAGATTCCACCTGCCGGGTCTGGCGAATGTGCCGCGCCAAAACTTCTGCAATATGCATATCTGAATGGCTATACGCCACTGGCACTGGCTGAATTCTGGTGGGGTCGCTCACCAAAATCAGAAATCCGCAAACACAAAAAATACTACGCCTCTTGCCAAAGCAAATGTGTTCCAATTTTAGGCCACATGATGAAAGGTCTAGAAGTCGATCCCAACCCATTGCTAGAAAACCCTGCTGAAGGCAAAGACCTCGATATCTTGTTCCAAGACGATCACATCGTTGTGGTACACAAGCCAGCCGGTTTCCTATCTGTACCGGGCAAAACGATCAAAGATTCGGCCTACACTCGTGTTCAAGAAATGCACCCCGATGTTGAAGGGCCATTTGTTATTCACCGTTTAGACATGGCGACCTCTGGTATTCTGATATTTGCCCTCACACGACGTGCGAACAAAAGCTTGCAGAAGCAGTTCATTACTCGTGAAGTCGAGAAGCGATATGTAGCAATGATTGAAGGCGTTCTGGCAGAAGATGAAGGTTATGTTCGCTTGCCATTGCGCGGCGATTTGTACGATCGTCCTCGTCAAATTGTCTGCTTCGAACACGGCAAACCTGCTGAAACCAAGTGGGAAGTGATTGAGCGAAACCAAGAAACCACCAAGGTTTATCTGCACCCGAAAACTGGCCGTACGCACCAATTGCGCGTTCACTGTTCACACGAAGAAGGGCTTAACATGCCTATCGTTGGTGACGGCTTGTATGGCAACAAAGCTGACCGATTGCACTTACACGCTGAAAGGCTTGCGCTGCATCACCCAGTCACCAAAGAGTGGATGGAGTTCCAGTTCGACGCTGAATTCTAA
- a CDS encoding NUDIX hydrolase, with amino-acid sequence MIPLNTSIVAGVALSEINGQTKMLLMKRVKGGFWCHVAGSIEVGETGCQAIVREFEEETKIAVEALYNAQFLEQFYEADVNVIQLIPVFAVLCPPNQAVELNHEHTEYRWCSLEEAKVLAPFPNQHAVYDHIWSYFVDKSVNPLYRVKVK; translated from the coding sequence ATGATCCCACTAAATACTTCCATCGTGGCAGGTGTCGCTCTTTCTGAAATCAACGGCCAAACGAAAATGCTATTAATGAAGCGTGTGAAGGGCGGTTTTTGGTGCCATGTTGCTGGTTCAATCGAAGTGGGTGAGACTGGCTGTCAGGCCATTGTTCGTGAGTTTGAAGAAGAAACCAAAATCGCAGTGGAAGCTCTGTATAATGCGCAGTTCCTAGAACAGTTCTACGAGGCGGACGTCAATGTGATTCAACTAATCCCAGTGTTTGCCGTGTTATGCCCGCCCAATCAGGCGGTTGAACTGAACCATGAGCATACCGAGTACCGCTGGTGTAGTTTAGAGGAAGCTAAAGTGCTAGCGCCGTTTCCTAATCAGCATGCAGTTTATGATCATATCTGGTCGTATTTTGTTGATAAGTCCGTAAATCCGCTTTACCGAGTGAAAGTGAAGTAG
- a CDS encoding lysine N(6)-hydroxylase/L-ornithine N(5)-oxygenase family protein, whose amino-acid sequence MEHVNNVRLDLAGVGVGPFNLSIAALLADKPQINAQFFEGRDSFVWHPGLLLDNTNMQTMFLKDLVTAVNPESPYSFMSYLVKNKKFYRFLSAELQCISRHEFSDYLAWAAHQLNNVQFATKVEHVEFTGSIFDVHTNQGIYQAKNLCIGTGKVPYIPDCAKPHIGERVFHAVEMGLRERDFTNKRVMIIGGGQSGADIFLNALQHKWGKPKSLDWVSRRANYQPLDEASFTNEFFAPDYVDAFVNLSPKVKQQEVANQKLTSDGITQKALLTIYQELYYRFDVLKEDKWVKLLPHRTLTHISEHDKAFKLMVSNALGECLEAHQADIVILATGFESPNPSCLSSIFPLLDMDEQNRYQMTPDFELKWEGQATNKIFAVNAGIHSHGIAEPQLSLMAWRSAKIINSLAGELLFDIDSGPGMIEWLSSSTLSELSSIK is encoded by the coding sequence ATGGAACACGTTAATAACGTCAGGCTTGACTTAGCAGGTGTTGGGGTTGGCCCATTTAACCTCAGCATTGCAGCACTATTAGCTGACAAACCTCAGATCAATGCACAATTTTTTGAAGGTAGAGATAGTTTTGTTTGGCACCCTGGATTGTTGCTAGACAATACCAATATGCAGACTATGTTCTTGAAAGATTTAGTCACTGCTGTTAACCCAGAAAGTCCATATTCATTTATGTCTTACTTAGTAAAGAACAAGAAGTTTTACCGCTTTCTTTCTGCAGAACTTCAGTGTATCAGTCGCCACGAATTTTCCGATTATTTAGCCTGGGCGGCGCATCAACTCAACAACGTTCAATTTGCAACGAAAGTGGAGCATGTGGAGTTCACGGGAAGCATCTTTGATGTACATACCAATCAGGGAATCTATCAGGCAAAGAATCTTTGCATAGGTACAGGCAAGGTACCTTACATTCCAGATTGCGCGAAACCACACATTGGTGAGCGCGTGTTTCATGCTGTTGAAATGGGCTTAAGAGAGCGAGATTTTACCAATAAACGTGTGATGATTATCGGTGGCGGACAAAGTGGGGCCGACATATTCCTCAATGCACTCCAGCACAAATGGGGTAAGCCTAAGTCACTTGATTGGGTGTCTCGACGTGCGAATTACCAACCTTTGGATGAAGCCTCTTTTACGAATGAGTTCTTTGCTCCTGATTATGTCGATGCTTTTGTTAACCTGTCTCCTAAGGTTAAGCAACAAGAAGTGGCGAACCAAAAGCTGACTTCTGATGGTATTACTCAGAAAGCGTTGCTAACTATTTATCAAGAATTGTATTACCGCTTTGATGTTCTAAAAGAAGACAAATGGGTAAAACTACTTCCTCACCGAACTCTTACTCACATCTCTGAGCACGATAAGGCATTCAAACTGATGGTGAGTAATGCCTTAGGTGAGTGTCTGGAAGCGCATCAAGCCGACATCGTGATTCTCGCGACAGGCTTTGAATCTCCTAACCCAAGTTGCCTTAGCTCGATCTTTCCGTTGTTGGACATGGACGAACAGAATCGTTACCAAATGACACCAGACTTTGAACTTAAGTGGGAAGGTCAAGCAACCAACAAGATTTTTGCGGTGAATGCTGGAATACATAGCCATGGTATTGCCGAGCCTCAATTAAGTTTGATGGCGTGGCGCAGTGCAAAGATTATTAATAGCTTAGCGGGTGAGCTTCTGTTTGATATTGATTCTGGCCCCGGGATGATTGAATGGCTGAGCTCTTCCACATTGTCCGAATTGAGCTCTATTAAATAG
- a CDS encoding helix-turn-helix domain-containing protein — protein MLAIPVPFIVSMLLGLLAIILYARLSQQTKVASMFLGLCSATTAMVGLRWTFGLEIFSIAQPILASTIPVAAWYAFAHANRDLGFLPIKHFVAPLLVVVSSITQPWLALPLDEILTLTYIIYGIALLRFSSTEAALINVSLGNWEGVKKAESIAGWVLIFSAFVDTFMSLDLTFNQGELSLYILTAAHLVLLPVLSIAVVVTGINTPITNGEKSKEMNGANDEPLSSALMTSERAEEITSMLDSKIRQDSLYLDPELTLSKLTRKLGIPAKQISIAVNQVHKKNISKLINKYRIDHAKHALITSQGTITQVFMNSGFQTKSNFNREFSTMTGMTPSEYRKSKEKHNK, from the coding sequence ATGCTTGCGATTCCCGTTCCATTCATTGTTTCTATGTTGCTAGGGTTATTGGCGATAATACTTTATGCCCGACTCTCTCAACAAACTAAGGTCGCAAGCATGTTTTTAGGGCTGTGCTCTGCCACTACCGCGATGGTTGGATTACGCTGGACATTTGGACTTGAAATTTTCAGCATCGCACAACCTATTCTGGCTTCCACAATTCCTGTTGCAGCGTGGTATGCGTTTGCGCATGCAAATCGAGACCTCGGCTTCTTACCTATTAAACACTTTGTTGCACCATTACTCGTTGTTGTGAGCTCTATAACTCAACCCTGGTTAGCACTTCCATTGGATGAAATACTTACTTTAACTTACATCATTTATGGAATTGCACTTCTCCGCTTTTCGTCAACAGAAGCCGCACTGATTAATGTCTCGTTAGGAAATTGGGAAGGAGTAAAAAAAGCAGAGAGTATTGCGGGGTGGGTACTGATATTTTCTGCATTTGTAGATACATTCATGTCGTTGGATTTAACTTTTAACCAAGGCGAACTGTCACTCTATATACTTACTGCTGCACATTTAGTTCTTTTGCCCGTGCTATCGATAGCTGTCGTCGTGACAGGTATTAATACTCCTATAACGAATGGGGAAAAGTCCAAAGAAATGAATGGCGCTAATGATGAGCCACTAAGTTCTGCATTAATGACCAGTGAACGGGCTGAAGAAATCACTTCTATGTTAGATAGCAAGATTCGCCAAGACTCTCTTTACCTAGACCCTGAACTCACTCTTTCGAAATTGACACGAAAGTTAGGTATACCAGCAAAGCAAATTTCTATCGCAGTCAATCAAGTTCATAAAAAGAATATTTCTAAACTCATCAATAAGTATCGTATAGACCATGCCAAACATGCTTTGATTACGTCTCAAGGCACTATTACTCAAGTATTCATGAATTCTGGTTTTCAGACTAAATCCAATTTTAATCGGGAGTTTTCAACAATGACTGGAATGACACCAAGTGAATACCGGAAAAGCAAAGAGAAACACAATAAGTAA
- a CDS encoding GNAT family N-acetyltransferase translates to MPDFKMFVYNSQELPEVNLTVQGNDFANADTLALLTIELDQLFSEHKAIEDLQLKSDDQVVVGLLERELPIIDGALSRHAFYQSPMSWHRHKTSSLFPKHLVQSDNRYRYHPSRPPMPEGGVYQRYDFDANVDVSFRVVELDKDIARFTRWMNDPRVANFWEQAWSEEKLAEFLTERLADPHIIPLIGEFNGQPFGYIEAYWVSEDRLSAYYEVQDFDRGIHLLVGEQAYRGPTFFNAWMRAISHYLFIDEVRTQRIVLEPRADNERLFNRIIPMGYEKCFEFNFPHKRSAMLMLDRDRFFAEKW, encoded by the coding sequence ATGCCTGATTTCAAAATGTTCGTTTATAACTCTCAGGAGTTACCTGAGGTTAATTTAACGGTTCAAGGTAATGACTTTGCGAATGCTGATACTTTGGCATTGTTAACCATAGAGTTGGATCAGTTATTTAGTGAACATAAAGCTATCGAAGATCTGCAGTTAAAAAGCGATGATCAAGTAGTTGTTGGCTTACTCGAGCGTGAATTACCAATTATCGACGGTGCGCTGTCCCGTCATGCATTCTATCAATCTCCAATGTCGTGGCACCGTCACAAAACTTCATCTTTGTTCCCAAAGCATTTAGTTCAGTCGGACAACCGTTATCGGTATCACCCTTCCAGGCCGCCAATGCCGGAAGGGGGCGTGTATCAAAGATATGACTTTGATGCGAATGTTGACGTTAGCTTTCGTGTAGTTGAGTTAGACAAAGATATAGCACGATTCACTCGCTGGATGAACGACCCACGAGTCGCGAATTTCTGGGAGCAAGCATGGAGCGAAGAGAAGTTAGCAGAATTTCTTACAGAACGATTGGCGGATCCTCATATTATTCCTCTGATTGGTGAGTTTAATGGCCAACCCTTTGGATACATTGAAGCATATTGGGTTTCTGAAGACAGACTCAGTGCTTATTACGAGGTACAAGATTTTGATCGCGGGATTCATCTACTCGTCGGTGAGCAAGCATACCGAGGCCCGACATTCTTTAATGCTTGGATGCGAGCGATCAGTCACTACTTGTTTATTGATGAAGTACGAACACAACGTATTGTTTTAGAACCAAGAGCAGACAATGAACGTCTGTTTAATCGAATTATACCTATGGGGTACGAAAAATGTTTCGAGTTCAATTTTCCTCATAAGCGTTCAGCCATGTTAATGCTGGATAGAGACCGTTTTTTTGCGGAGAAATGGTGA
- a CDS encoding TonB-dependent receptor: MNVKKGSFPLSTVALAVAAASTIFPAQAQQTTTEEKMVVVSSRTPKAISDIPGTVWYIDSAQIEQEFRGGKSLGEILSATIPSLDVSSGARTNYGQNLRGRKMLVMIDGVSLQSSRPISRHLDSIDPFNIDRIEVLSGATSIYGAGASGGVINIITKKADGEGLEFESYVGGSSGFNSGEDFDYKVGQSVSGGNDKVTARASVVYTETQGFFDADGDIVTPDISQGSLQFNQTVDFLTTVGVNISETKKLNLLAQYYDSQQDSPYGLYIVNNKFVDVRKGFYSDREHGTERMMLSASYVDDQFLGHQLIAEASYRKEDQTYTPYYQSSGQQITDVFSLKTALAKSFNKFNIVYGIDAYQDTLESNQALYDPTIANNSGNLVNQTYAEIGRYPGVEVGSVAGFVQAGYSITDAWSVEGGFRYQYMVNKIDDFVGYKQQGQIAKGNGTSADSVPGGETNYSVGLFNLGTIYHLNDESQIWTNFSQGFDLADPAKYYGQGDYTLVGDNWQLNDSINVNNSKMSGIKTNSVELGYRLDNGDLNLQTAAYYSHSDKAVKYNKQTLLIEELDDKKRVYGLEAMASYWVHDNVQLGASGHYVVSEVKGDDGWKDMTAGEASTSKATAWAGWYDSELALKLQSQTMFDYEDDSQNKLDGYTVFDLVGSYQLPVGSLGFGIQNLLNEDYTTIWGQRAQIVYSSHYDAAAYDYKGRGRTYTLNYQVKY, encoded by the coding sequence ATGAACGTTAAAAAAGGAAGTTTTCCACTATCGACTGTTGCTTTAGCGGTTGCCGCTGCAAGCACAATATTCCCAGCCCAAGCTCAACAAACAACAACTGAAGAAAAAATGGTCGTTGTTTCAAGTCGCACTCCTAAAGCGATCAGTGATATCCCAGGCACTGTTTGGTATATCGATTCGGCGCAAATTGAGCAGGAGTTTCGTGGTGGTAAGTCACTTGGCGAGATTCTCTCGGCAACTATCCCGTCGTTAGACGTTAGCAGTGGTGCTCGTACTAACTATGGTCAGAACTTACGTGGACGTAAGATGCTCGTGATGATTGATGGTGTATCTTTACAATCTTCACGTCCAATCAGTCGTCACTTAGATTCGATCGACCCGTTTAACATTGATCGTATTGAAGTGTTGTCGGGTGCTACTTCGATCTATGGTGCGGGTGCGTCTGGTGGTGTAATCAACATCATTACCAAAAAAGCGGATGGTGAAGGGCTAGAGTTTGAATCGTATGTGGGAGGTTCATCAGGCTTTAATTCAGGTGAAGACTTTGATTACAAAGTGGGTCAATCAGTTTCTGGTGGTAACGATAAGGTTACTGCTCGTGCATCTGTGGTTTACACTGAAACCCAGGGTTTCTTTGATGCTGACGGCGACATCGTAACGCCTGATATTTCTCAGGGTTCGTTACAGTTTAACCAAACGGTTGATTTTTTGACGACAGTTGGTGTGAATATCTCTGAGACGAAGAAGCTGAACTTGTTAGCTCAATACTACGACAGCCAACAAGATTCACCTTATGGACTTTACATCGTTAACAATAAATTTGTGGATGTGAGAAAAGGTTTTTATTCTGACCGTGAACATGGCACCGAGCGTATGATGTTAAGTGCGTCTTACGTTGATGACCAGTTCTTAGGACATCAACTTATTGCTGAAGCGTCTTACCGTAAAGAAGATCAGACCTACACGCCTTATTATCAATCTTCAGGTCAACAAATAACGGATGTTTTCTCTTTAAAAACAGCCTTAGCGAAGAGTTTTAACAAGTTTAACATCGTTTATGGTATTGATGCTTATCAAGATACCTTAGAGAGCAACCAAGCACTTTATGATCCAACGATAGCCAATAATTCTGGTAATCTAGTTAACCAAACTTACGCTGAAATAGGTCGTTATCCTGGCGTTGAGGTTGGTTCTGTAGCGGGCTTTGTGCAAGCCGGGTACTCGATTACTGATGCTTGGAGTGTCGAAGGTGGTTTCCGTTATCAATATATGGTCAATAAGATTGACGATTTTGTTGGATATAAGCAACAGGGTCAGATAGCTAAAGGCAACGGAACATCAGCCGACTCAGTACCGGGTGGTGAAACGAATTACAGTGTTGGGTTGTTTAACTTGGGTACGATCTATCACCTCAATGATGAGTCTCAAATCTGGACTAACTTCTCTCAAGGTTTTGACCTTGCGGATCCTGCGAAATACTACGGCCAAGGTGACTACACGTTGGTTGGTGATAACTGGCAATTAAACGACAGTATTAATGTTAACAACTCAAAAATGTCGGGCATCAAAACCAATAGTGTTGAACTTGGTTATCGCTTAGATAACGGTGATTTGAATCTTCAAACTGCAGCGTATTACTCTCACTCGGATAAAGCGGTTAAATACAACAAGCAGACACTGCTTATTGAAGAGTTGGATGATAAAAAGCGTGTTTACGGTTTAGAAGCGATGGCGTCTTACTGGGTACATGACAACGTTCAACTGGGGGCTTCAGGTCACTACGTTGTTTCAGAAGTGAAAGGCGACGATGGTTGGAAAGATATGACCGCTGGAGAAGCGAGCACGTCAAAAGCAACAGCATGGGCTGGTTGGTATGATTCAGAGCTCGCGCTTAAACTTCAAAGCCAAACTATGTTTGATTACGAAGATGACTCTCAAAACAAACTGGATGGTTACACTGTGTTTGATCTTGTGGGCTCTTACCAATTACCTGTCGGTAGCTTAGGTTTTGGTATCCAAAACTTACTTAACGAAGACTACACAACGATCTGGGGTCAGCGCGCACAAATTGTATACTCGTCTCACTACGATGCTGCAGCTTACGATTACAAAGGCCGTGGTCGTACTTATACTTTGAATTACCAAGTTAAGTACTGA